A single window of Gemmatimonadales bacterium DNA harbors:
- a CDS encoding UDP-2,3-diacylglucosamine diphosphatase, giving the protein MLGTQLVVVSDVHLGASPAATDLAFLDFLDQVPSLGDCLLINGDLFDFWFSYRRVIPRRNFAITAALAVLARRMPILMTGGNHDRWGDSFWERDAGIRYAADRVSFAAAGRSVTAVHGDGLTEVHRTSAIMHRITRHRLTSWLYRIIHPDLGIWLVDRMSRHLADSTRDPAVLDHAQEQQVAWARDHLQRHPDVGVLVMSHTHRTAAIEMFPGRWYLNPGAWVDGQHFAVVDGSGVTLHQYDRSLPAAGRPHLPQGQRNGTEA; this is encoded by the coding sequence CCGCAGCCACCGACCTGGCCTTCCTTGACTTCCTGGATCAGGTCCCGTCTCTCGGCGACTGCCTCCTGATCAACGGCGACCTTTTCGACTTCTGGTTTTCCTACCGTCGGGTCATTCCCCGGCGCAACTTTGCGATCACCGCCGCCCTGGCCGTGCTGGCCCGCCGGATGCCGATCCTGATGACCGGCGGCAACCACGACCGTTGGGGCGACTCGTTCTGGGAACGTGACGCGGGGATCCGGTACGCAGCCGATCGAGTCAGCTTTGCCGCGGCCGGACGTTCAGTGACCGCCGTGCACGGCGACGGCCTCACCGAGGTTCATCGGACCTCTGCGATCATGCACCGGATTACCCGCCACCGACTCACCAGCTGGCTCTATCGGATCATCCACCCTGACCTCGGCATCTGGCTGGTCGACCGGATGAGTCGTCATCTGGCGGACTCGACCCGCGATCCAGCTGTGTTGGATCATGCGCAGGAACAGCAGGTGGCCTGGGCGCGTGACCACCTCCAGCGCCACCCCGACGTCGGCGTGCTGGTGATGTCACATACTCATCGCACCGCAGCAATCGAGATGTTCCCGGGACGCTGGTACCTGAATCCTGGCGCGTGGGTGGACGGGCAGCACTTCGCGGTCGTCGACGGATCCGGTGTGACGCTCCATCAGTATGACCGCTCCCTCCCTGCTGCCGGACGGCCCCACCTGCCTCAGGGCCAGCGGAACGGCACGGAGGCCTGA